In a single window of the Grus americana isolate bGruAme1 chromosome 31, bGruAme1.mat, whole genome shotgun sequence genome:
- the TNS2 gene encoding LOW QUALITY PROTEIN: tensin-2 (The sequence of the model RefSeq protein was modified relative to this genomic sequence to represent the inferred CDS: inserted 2 bases in 1 codon), whose translation MKPPGAVGTLLRALGRRDGTDTPRQPPAPHSFREKAFRRGGACAACREPLGPQGLVCRVCKITSHKRCEAKVTSPCQALPPPELRRNTAPVRRSEHLGSTKSLNSTRQRNTLPRSFSLEQVMERQFDFDLTYVTERIICLRFPGGLEESRYRGHLREVAHMLTSRHRDKYTLFNLSEKRRDIARLNPKVQDFGWPDLHAPPLDKLCSICKAMEGWLRAHPQHVAVLHCKGSKGKTGVIVAAYMHYSKVSASADQALGTLTMRKFCEEKVAAALQPSQRRYIEYFSGLLSGSIKMNSSTLFLHHVLLPALPAFEPGAGYQPFLKIYQSMQLVYTSGVYSTSGPGPQSLCITLEPALLLKGDVMVKCYHKQSRGAGREVVFRVQFHTCTVHGSQLGFRKEELDEAWRDERFPSDASVEFVFSSGPEKLKGWDPLRSHPAVSIDYSVGDPAVRWDSYEGFNLHHQDSLEELSHTRGPLDGSPYAQVQKKRAPSPWTPGGATDSPSPPSPPNGGDSGAEPPPQPPXPPPTAAERQELERLLGGFGVRGAPLGERETPILEDEHPNTAPYGTPAPYGTPTAQGTPISQGTPAPYRTSTPYGTPTSHGTPISQGTPISQGTTAPYGTSTPYGTPTSQGTPTSQGTPTSQGTPAPYSTPTSHGSPTSHGTTAPYGTPTPYGTPTPYSSPTPYSTPTPYGTPTPYGTPAPPLCRRASLAPPCSCRYRPPGPASPEGPRCGAEGSLERRRGGPGGGEKRGVHRSLSEGFPPCGYGRQAGGYLLLEELAPLCPCQDCQGWGGEGPPPLPTPPLYGVRLERGGGNWGAPARPPAPGEALEPPACPRCGHPGLGLGRGPPRPPPAPRDPYGKVGYDPPGLEAREGYGIPGQPDPQEPPERRSPGEGGPWRGTPEGPSSLRRSPRDLGAGGCPDTPDPPSTLCRGPAEPPPPSASTAVSPASPRGPQPPSPGSSTHGCPGEVPGSPTPAFPLPTAYYEPPPAQPPLPEKRHPPAPGGPRDRASPPQHVSFAPERSLGGTHGCQGPPEAEAPAGVTFVQDTSKFWYKPGLSRDQAVALLKGKVPGSFIIRHSSSFQGAYGLALKVATPPPHCLPPSKGDPQEQLVRHFLIETGPRGVKIKGCQDEPHFGSLPALVLQHSITPISLPCALRIPSKDPLEESLEVPVPPNMSTAADLLRQGAACSVLFLGSVETESLTGPQAVAKATGTVLGGTPRPPACTVHFKVSAQGITLTDSQRKLFFRRHYPVSNVTYCSTDPQDRRWANPDGTTSKIFGFVAKKPGGPGGNACHLFAELDPEQPASAIVTFITKVMLGTHRK comes from the exons atGAAGCCCCCGGGCGCGGTGGGGACGCTGCTGCGCGCGCTCGGCCGCCGTGACGGCACCGACACG ccccggcagccccccgcgCCCCACAGCTTCCGGGAGAAGGCGTtccggcgggggggggcgtgTGCTGCCTGCCGGGAGCCCCTCGGCCCCCAGGGCCTCGTCTGCAGAG tgTGCAAGATCACCAGCCACAAGAGATGCGAGGCCAAG GTGACATCGCcgtgccaggctctgcccccccccgaGTTG AGGAGGAACACGGCCCCCGTGCGACGCAGCGAGCACCTG gGCTCCACCAAGTCCCTCAATAGCACCCGGCAGCGGAACACCCTGCCCAG gagcttcagcctggagcaggtgATGGAGCGGCAGTTCGACTTCGACCTCACCTACGTGACCGAGCGCATCATCTGCCTCCGCTTCccgggggggctggaggagtcGCGGTACCGGGGGCACCTGCGCGAGGTGGCACACATGCTGACCTCCCGCCACCGCGACAAGTACACG ctcttcAACCTGTCGGAGAAGCGCCGGGACATCGCCCGCCTCAACCCcaag GTGCAGGATTTTGGGTGGCCGGACCTGCACGCGCCCCCCCTGGACAAGCTCTGCTCCATCTGCAAGGCGATGGAGGGCTGGCTGCGGGCGCACCCCCAGCACGTCGCCGTGCTGCACTGCAag ggCAGTAAGGGCAAGACGGGCGTCATCGTGGCAGCCTACATGCACTACAGCAAGGTCTCGGCCAG cgcTGACCAGGCCCTGGGGACCCTCACCATGAGGAAATTCTGCGAGGAGAAGGTGGCGGCCGCGCTGCAGCCCTCCCAGAGGAG GTACATCGAGTACTTCAGCGGGCTGCTCTCGGGGAGCATCAAGATGAACAGCAGCACCCTGTTCCTGCACCAcgtcctgctgcctgccctgcccgcctTCGAGCCCGGCGCCG GTTACCAGCCCTTCCTGAAGATCTACCAGTCCATGCAGCTCGTCTACACCTCGGGGGTCTA cAGCACCTCGGGCCCCGGCCCCCAGAGCCTCTGCATCACCCTGGAGCCCGCCCTGCTGCTCAAGGGGGACGTGATG gtgaaGTGTTACCACAAGCAGAGCCGCGGTGCCGGGCGTGAGGTGGTTTTCCGGGTGCAGTTCCACACCTGCACCGTGCACGGCTCCCAGCTCGGCTTCCGCAAGGAGGAGCTGGACGAGGCCTGGCGag acgAGCGCTTCCCCTCCGACGCCAGCGTCGAGTTCGTCTTCTCCTCCGGCCCCGAAAAGCTCAAAg gCTGGGACCCCCTCCGCAGCCACCCCGCCGTCTCCATCGACTACAGCGTGGGGGACCCGGCCGTGCGCTGGGATTCCTACGAGGGCTTCAACCTGCACCACCAGGACAGCCTGGAGG agcTCTCGCACACGCGGGGGCCGCTGGACGGCAGCCCCTACgcccaggtgcagaagaagcgGGCGCCCAGCCCCTGGACCCCCGGGGGGGCCACCGACTCCCCGtcgccccccagccccccaaacgGCGGCGACTCTGGggccgagccccccccccagccgcc gccgccccccaccGCCGCCGAGCGCCAGGAGCTGGAGCGGCTGCTGGGGGGCTTTGGGGTGCGGGGGGCGCCCCTGGGGGAGCGGGAGACCCCCATCCTGGAGGATGAGCACCCCAATACCGCGCCCTACGGCACCCCAGCACCCTACGGGACCCCAACAGCCCAGGGGACCCCGATATCCCAGGGGACCCCAGCACCCTACAGGACCTCGACGCCCTATGGGACCCCAACATCCCACGGGACCCCGATATCCCAGGGGACCCCGATATCCCAGGGGACCACAGCACCCTACGGGACCTCGACACCCTATGGGACCCCAACATCCCAGGGGACCCCGACATCCCAGGGGACCCCGACATCCCAGGGGACCCCAGCACCCTACAGCACCCCGACATCCCACGGGTCCCCGACATCCCACGGGACCACAGCACCCTACGGGACCCCCACACCCTATGGGACCCCGACACCCTACAGCTCCCCGACACCCTATAGCACCCCGACACCCTATGGCACCCCAACACCCTATGGCACCCCGGCCCCCCCGCTGTGCCGCCGGGCCAGCCTGGCCCCCCCCTGCTCCTGCCGCTAccggccccccggccccgccagccccgAGGGACCCCGCTGCGGGGCCGAGGGGAGCCtggagcggcggcgggggggccccggggggggcgAGAAGCGGGGGGTGCACCGCTCGCTCTCTGAGGGGTTCCCCCCCTGCGGCTACGGGCGCCAAGCGGGGGGCtacctgctgctggaggagctggcCCCCCTTTGCCCCTGCCAGgactgccagggctgggggggcgaggggccccccccgctccccacccccccgcttTATGGCGTGCGCTTagaacggggggggggaaactgGGGGGCACCCGCTCGCCCTCCGGCCCCTGGCGAAGCCCTGGAGCCCCCCGCGTGCCCCCGTTGCGGCCACCCCGGGTTGGGGTTGGGAcggggccccccccggccccccccggccccccgggaCCCCTACGGCAAAGTGGGCTACGAccccccagggctggaggcCCGCGAGGGCTACGGGATCCCCGGGCAGCCGGACCCCCAGGAGCCCCCTg agcgGAGGAGCCCGGGCGAGGGGGGGCCCTGGCGTGGGACCCCCGAAGGTCCCAGCTCGCTGCGCCGCTCCCCCCGGGacctgggtgctggtgggtgccCCGACACCccggacccccccagcaccctctgccggggccccgccgagccccccccgcccagcgCCAGCACCGCCGTGAGCCCAGCCAGCCCCCgcggcccccagcccccctcgcccggcagcagcacccatgggtgccccggAGAGGTGCCGGGCTCCCCGACCCCCGCCTTCCCCCTGCCCACGGCGTACTACGAGCCCCCCCCGGCGCAGCCCCCCCTACCCGAGAAGCGGCACCCACCAGCACCGGGGGGTCCCCGAGATCGAGCGTCCCCCCCTCAACACGTCTCCTTCGCCCCCGAGCGCAGcctggggggcacccatgggtgccaggGCCCCCCCGAGGCGGAGGCACCCGCAGGCGTCACCTTTGTGCAGGACACGTCCAAGTTTTGGTACAAACCCGGCCTCTCGCGGGACCAAG CCGTCGCCCTGCTGAAGGGGAAGGTGCCGGGGTCCTTCATCATCCGCCACAGCAGCTCCTTCCAGGGCGCCTACGGGCTGGCGCTGAAGGTGGCCACGCCGCCCCCCCACTGCCTGCCCCCCAGCAAGG GGGACCCCCAGGAGCAGCTGGTCCGACATTTCCTCATCGAGACGGGACCCCGGGGCGTCAAGATCAAGGGATGCCAGGACGAACCCCACTTCg GGAGCCTGCCGGCGCTGGTGCTGCAGCACTCCATCACCCCCATCTCCCTGCCCTGCGCCCTCCGCATCCCCAGCAAAG acccgcTGGAGGAGAGTCTGGAGGTGCCCGTGCCCCCCAACATGAGCACGGCCGCCGACCTGCTGCGCCAGGgagcag cctgcagcgTGCTCTTCCTGGGCTCGGTGGAGACGGAGTCGCTGACGGGGCCGCAGGCGGTGGCCAAGGCCACGGGCACGGTCCTGGggggcaccccccgcccccccgcctgcACCGTCCACTTCAAGGTGTCGGCGCAGGGCATCACCCTCACCGACAGCCAGCGCAA gctcTTCTTCCGCCGTCACTACCCCGTCAGCAACGTCACCTACTGCAGCACGGACCCCCAGGACCGCAG GTGGGCGAATCCAGATGGCACCACCTCTAA GATCTTCGGCTTCGTGGCCAAGaagccgggggggccggggggcaaCGCCTGCCACCTCTTCGCCGAGCTGGACCCCGAGCAGCCGGCCTCCGCCATCGTCACCTTCATCACCAAGGTCATGCTGGGCACCCACCGCAAGTGA